Within Amycolatopsis sp. FDAARGOS 1241, the genomic segment CGCAGGATACGGGTGACGGCGTCGTCGATGCGCGCCATCGAGATCTGGCCGGCACGGACCTGCGCGACGGTGTTGGTGATGAAGGCCTTCCAGTCGTTGGGGACCATCACCAGGTCGATGCCGGCGTTGATCGCCTGCGGGCAGCTCGAGTTCGTGCAGCCGGTGACCTGACCGATGCCGTTCCAGTCGGACACGACGAGGCCGTCGAAGCCCATCTTGCCCTTGAGGATCTGGTTCAGCGCCTTGTCGCTGCCGTGGATCTTGCCCTCGTTGATGCCGAGGTCGGCATTGGTCCAGCTGTTGAACGACGCCATCACAGTCTGGGTGCCCGCGGCGAGCGCGCCGTAGTAGCCCTGGCCGTGGATGTTGATCATGTCGGCCTCGGACGAGGCGTTCACGCCCTGGTCCTGGCCCTTGATCGTGCCGCCGTCACCGATGTAGTGCTTGGCGGTGGCGATCACGCCGTTGTAGTCGATGCGCTTGGTAGCGCCGTCCTGCAGGCCGTTGATGGCTTCGTAACCGTACGCGCGGGTGATGCGCGGGTCTTCGGAGAAGCCTTCGTACGTGCGGCCCCAGCGGTCGTCCTGCACGACGGCCAGCGTCGGCGCGAACGCCCAGTCCTGGCCGGTGGCGCGGATCTGGCGCGCGGTGGCGTTCTCGACGTCGCGCACCAGGCACGGGTCGTGGGCGGCACCGAGCGCGATGTTCTGCGGGAAGACGGTGGCGCCGTAGACGTTGTTGTTGCCGTGCACGGCGTCGATGCCCCAGATCACGGGGATCTTCGTGCGGCTGGTCTTCGACGCGCTCCAGTAGGCGTCGGCGAGGTTCAGCCAGTCCTGCTGCGTGGCGTGCTTGTTGCCGCCGGGCCACGAGCCGCCGCCGTTGAGCACGGAGCCGATGGCGTACTGCTTGACCTCCGCGGGTGTGATCGCGTTGATCTCGGCCTGGGTCATCTGCCCGACCTTCTCCTCCAGCGTCAGGCCGGAGAGGATCTTCGCGATGCGGGCCTCGTCCTTCGGGTTCTTCTGCATTTTGCTGTCGACCTTCGGCCAGTCCGAAAGCGTCGGCAGGGAGTCTTCGATGCGCGCGCAGCCGTTCTTGTCGAGCGCGGGCTGCCCGATCTCGGGCTGGGTCGCGGCCGGGGTGTCCGCGACGGCGGGGGCGGGCGCCGCGTGCGCGACGCCGCCCAGGAGGGTGAGGCTCGCGAGCGCGGCGAACGTGGTTCTGCGGGCCCGGGACCACCCGGGGGATCTTCTGGCCATCGACAGTCCGTTCTGCAGAGGGCGGCGGGAAGGGCCCAGAAGGGCCCTGGCGATCCTCACCGGACAAACAGGATGGCGTCAATAGGTTCAGACCCTACGGAAGTCTGTTAATTCTCGACTCGAATTAAGGTCTGACCGAGGGATGCTCACCGCTGGACCAGACCAGTGCTGGAGGGCAGGGTTCCGTGGCCGCACAGGCAGAGTTCACCGCGGACCTCAGCGGATCGCGCCGGTGGGGAGTAGCGCGTGCACGCCCCACGTCTCGTTCGCGATCTGCGTGACGCGCAGGTCGACCACGGGGCTCGCGAGCGCCAGCGCCGTCGGGCGGTCGAGGTCGTAGAGCGACTGCAGCCACGTGAGCATCGCGCCGAGCGCTTCCGCGGTGGCCTTGTTGAGGTCCGCGGAGAACCCGAACGTGATCCGGCCGGCGGGGGCCTCGGCGTGGATTCCGGGCACGGGCCGGCCGGTGACGACGTCGAGCGTGAGCTCCGTGGTCATCGGGCACTCGATGGCCGTGCCGCCGACCTCGCCGTCGCCCTGCGCCGCGTGGCCGTCGCCGACGTGCAGGTTCGCGCCGGAGACCGTGACCGGCAGGAACAACGTGGAGCCGGCCACGAGCTCTCGGCAGTCGAGGTTGCCGCCGCCCTCGGCGCGGGGCGGGATCGTCGAGTGGTCGCCGGGTTCGGCGGGCGGCAGGCCGAGGACGCCGAGGAACGGCGCCAGCGCCATCGTGTGGCCGAAGTTGTTCGTGCCGGTGGCCCCGGCGAGTTCCCACAGCAGCTGCCCGCGCGGACCGCCGGCGACACCTAGCTCGCGCGTGAGCCAGTTGTCCTTCGCCGCGGCGGTCGTCCAGCCCCATTCGCCGGGGCGCAGCGCGTCGAGCCGCACCGCGAGCACGGTGCCGGGTTCGGCGCCGCGCACGGCGATGGGACCGGTGAGGCAGTGGCCGCGGCTCAGGTCGAACATCCGCGGCCGCGCCTCCCCGGGCGTGTGCTGGCGCTCCAGGAACCCGTGGGCGTCGAGCGACCCCGCGACCACCGTGTCGCCCGGGTCGACGGTCAGGACGGGTGCGGTGTCCCGGCTGAAGGCGTCGATCGTCGTGGCGGGCGTGGGGTCGAGGTGGTGCCGGGCCATGCGGGCGCTCCCTGCGGTCGATGCGATCCCCGGATCTTGGCACGGCGGCCCGGCGTGCGGCGCCACCGCGTGAGCAACACCGCCAGCCGGCCGTTTCGGGTGTCCGCCGTCCGGCGGTCGCGGTCGGTCTCGTGCTCCAGCTGCCAGGCCAGGTTGAGGGTGATCACAGCTTGCCTCCTGTCGTCGTCCTCGTCCTGACGACTCCCGGGTGGGTCGGCATTCGACAACTGGGTCCGGTTTTCCGTGATGGATCCGGCGATCACCGACGCGAAGACACTCAGCGCGACGATCACCTCGGCCCACAGGAACGCCGTGTAATCGAGCAGCGAGCCGATCGGCGACGGGCGCCGCGTTGCGGAACGCGGCCAGTGCGAACAGGGACGCGGCCATGAACCCGAACGCCGGCCACACCAGCCCGCGCCGGCGCGAAATCAGGTGGCGCGCCCCGAGCGCCACCGCGACCGTGATCGCCCACATCACGAACATCATGAACAGCCCGAACACGAGCACGCTGGTGGTGCGGGTGAGGTGGACCTCCAGGCCGGCGTCGGCGTCGCCGGTGATCGAGAGGCTGAACAGGCTGTCGACCTTGTCCAGCGTGAGCTGCACCGGCATCGGCTTGCCGCCCAGCACGGCCTCGAACTGGATGCGGCTGTCGTAGCCGTCGAAGGGGTTGTCGGTCACCGCGCCGCCGGCGAGCGCGATCGGCAGGTCGGTGCTCGCGATGCGTTCGTGGGCGGGGAAGGTGTGGTCGCCGCGCAGGCTCGAGGAGTTCAGCTGCGTGAGGTCCGCCGCCGGCGCCGCCCCGTCGTCCTCGCCGAGGCTCCCGCGCGGCTGGACGAGCACCCGCACCGTCACCTCCCGCGCGACGGCGTCCACTTTCTGCACCGTGGCGTACACGTCGACCCGGGTCGGGCTCGTCGGCGCCCACCGAGTGCCACGTGTCGCCCGCCGTGCGCTCCGCCGCGTGCACCCACACCCCGGCCCCCGCCGCGACGACGATGCCGGCCACCACGACCCCCGCCGTCCACACCGGACCCCGCCACCTCATGGCGGTGATCGTGGCACCGGGAACGGTGGCGCGCGCGTGCTCTCACGTCCCCGGGGTTACGGCCGGGTTGAAGGAGAGACGAACCGGTTCGTATCCTCAACACATGGCGTTCTTCAGGGTGGCCAAGCGACGGCAGTGGACTTTCCTGGACCCGCGTGGCGAGCCGTTCCCGTCGATCGGTGTCGCGCACGCGCACGACACGAATCTGCGTTACGGGCACAACCTGGACATCTGGCGGGAACGCTACGGCGGCGACCGTGCGAAGTGGCTGCGGGACGGGCTCGGCAAGGACCTGCGCGAGTGGGGTTTCACCACCGTCGGCGCGACAGGGGAGTACATCAGTGGCACCGGGCTCGGCGTGACGGGCATGGTGGTCGACCTGGGCCACGCGGAGGACCTGCCCGGGGTGGAGGTCGCGGAGGCGGGGTTGCCGTACGTGCAGGCGTTGCGCGTCGCGGAGATCGAGGCGTGGAACGGCTATCCGGCATTCCGCGATCCCCGCTCGGCGGCGTTCGCCGAGTACTGCGATCACCTCGCGCGCACGCTTTGCCGGCCGGACGATCCGCTGCTGCTCGGGTACTTCCTGGTCGACGGGCCGGCCTGGGCGGGCCACCCGACGGGCGCGGGCTGGGCCGGGCCGCTCGCGGAGATCGCCGAGGCGTACTACGCGACGGCCACCGCGGCGATCCGGCGCCACGACCAGAACCACCTGATCCTCGGCGACCGGTACGGCACGAAAGCGGGCGCACCGGGCGAAGTGCTCGACGCGGCCGCGAAGCACGTGGACGTGCTGTCGGTGCAGACGTTCCCGAAACCCGGCGGCTTGGCCCAAGCGCTGGAGACGATCGAGCGCTGGCACACCCGCACCGGCCTGCCCGTGCTGGTCGCCGACACCGGCAACTGGTGCCCGACGCGCCTGAGCCCGCACCGCACCGGCAGCGCAGGCGACCAGGCCGAGCGCGCCGAGGGCTACGTCCACACGGCCGAAACCCTTGCCGCGCTGGACTGGTGCCTGGGCTGGCATTGGTGCGCGTACGTGGAGAACCCGCAGCGCGGCTGGGGGCTCAAGGACCCGTGGGACGAACCGTACGAAGCGCTCACCGGCCCCGTCGCCGAGACGAACCGGCGCCTCGCCGGCGCCTGGGCGGCCCGCCGTGCCTGACGAGACCCGCCGCAACCCGCACGTCCACCGCGCCATCCTCGACGCCGCCTGGGACCTCACCGCCGCCGGCGGCTGGGCCGCGGTGAGCGTCGACGCGATCGCCGCCCGCGCCGGCGTCGGCAAGCGCACGGTCTACCGCTGGTGGCCGAGCAAGGCGGCCGTCGTGCTGGAGGCGTTCCTCGACCGGGCGCGCGTGAACCCGGTGATCACCCGCGCCACCACCGCCGAAGGCCTGCTGCGCGCCCACGCCCGCCACTTCGTCGACCTCTACGTGGACACCGAACTCGGCCGCGTCTTCACCGGCCTGCTCGGAGCCGCCCAGCAGGACCCCGACCTCGCCGCCCGCCTCGGCGAGCACTGGTTCGAGCCCCGGCGCGCGCCTTTGCGCACCTCCACGGAAGCGGCCCTCCCGCCCGGAACCGACGTGGAGTTGTTGCTGGACTTGGTGTTCGCGCCGCTGCACTACCGGCTGCTCACCGGGCGCCGTCCGCTCGACCACGCGTATGCGGACGCCGTCGTCACCGCGGTCCTGCTCGGCGGCACCGGGAACTGACGGCGTAGGTTGGCGCTCGAGAACCCGATTGCCTGATCGACAGGAGTGACATGCGCAAGGAGAAGGTGGACGTCCCGGCCGGTGACGGGGTCGCCGACTCGTACCTGGTCGTGCCGGACGGCGGGCCGCACCCTGGGGTTCTGCTGTTCATGGACGCGTTCGGGTTGCGGCCGCGCATCGAGGAGATGGCGGACCGCATCGCGGAGGCCGGCTACGTCGTGCTCGCGCCGAACCTGCTCTACCGCGGCGGGCGGTCGCCGCAGTTCGACCTTTCGGGGCTGGGCGATCCGGACAAGCGGGGCGAGATCTTCGGCAAGATCATGCCGCTGATCCAGGCGCTGGGCACGGACAACGCGATCCAGCGCGACGCCGAGAAGTACCTGGATTTCCTGGCCGCGCAGGAGGGCGTCGCCGCGGGGCCGGTGGTGATCACCGGGTACTGCATGGGCGGGACGAACGCGCTGCGGGTGATCGAGGCGTTCCCGGACCGCGTCAAGGCCATCGCGGCCTTCCACGCGGGCGGCGTGGTCACCGACGGGCCCGACAGCCCGCACCTGGGTGTCGGCTCCATCACCGGCGAGGTGTACTTC encodes:
- a CDS encoding DUF4436 family protein: MYATVQKVDAVAREVTVRVLVQPRGSLGEDDGAAPAADLTQLNSSSLRGDHTFPAHERIASTDLPIALAGGAVTDNPFDGYDSRIQFEAVLGGKPMPVQLTLDKVDSLFSLSITGDADAGLEVHLTRTTSVLVFGLFMMFVMWAITVAVALGARHLISRRRGLVWPAFGFMAASLFALAAFRNAAPVADRLAARLHGVPVGRGDRRAECLRVGDRRIHHGKPDPVVECRPTRESSGRGRRQEASCDHPQPGLAAGARDRPRPPDGGHPKRPAGGVAHAVAPHAGPPCQDPGIASTAGSARMARHHLDPTPATTIDAFSRDTAPVLTVDPGDTVVAGSLDAHGFLERQHTPGEARPRMFDLSRGHCLTGPIAVRGAEPGTVLAVRLDALRPGEWGWTTAAAKDNWLTRELGVAGGPRGQLLWELAGATGTNNFGHTMALAPFLGVLGLPPAEPGDHSTIPPRAEGGGNLDCRELVAGSTLFLPVTVSGANLHVGDGHAAQGDGEVGGTAIECPMTTELTLDVVTGRPVPGIHAEAPAGRITFGFSADLNKATAEALGAMLTWLQSLYDLDRPTALALASPVVDLRVTQIANETWGVHALLPTGAIR
- a CDS encoding agarase, whose product is MAFFRVAKRRQWTFLDPRGEPFPSIGVAHAHDTNLRYGHNLDIWRERYGGDRAKWLRDGLGKDLREWGFTTVGATGEYISGTGLGVTGMVVDLGHAEDLPGVEVAEAGLPYVQALRVAEIEAWNGYPAFRDPRSAAFAEYCDHLARTLCRPDDPLLLGYFLVDGPAWAGHPTGAGWAGPLAEIAEAYYATATAAIRRHDQNHLILGDRYGTKAGAPGEVLDAAAKHVDVLSVQTFPKPGGLAQALETIERWHTRTGLPVLVADTGNWCPTRLSPHRTGSAGDQAERAEGYVHTAETLAALDWCLGWHWCAYVENPQRGWGLKDPWDEPYEALTGPVAETNRRLAGAWAARRA
- a CDS encoding TetR/AcrR family transcriptional regulator; its protein translation is MPDETRRNPHVHRAILDAAWDLTAAGGWAAVSVDAIAARAGVGKRTVYRWWPSKAAVVLEAFLDRARVNPVITRATTAEGLLRAHARHFVDLYVDTELGRVFTGLLGAAQQDPDLAARLGEHWFEPRRAPLRTSTEAALPPGTDVELLLDLVFAPLHYRLLTGRRPLDHAYADAVVTAVLLGGTGN
- a CDS encoding dienelactone hydrolase family protein; translated protein: MRKEKVDVPAGDGVADSYLVVPDGGPHPGVLLFMDAFGLRPRIEEMADRIAEAGYVVLAPNLLYRGGRSPQFDLSGLGDPDKRGEIFGKIMPLIQALGTDNAIQRDAEKYLDFLAAQEGVAAGPVVITGYCMGGTNALRVIEAFPDRVKAIAAFHAGGVVTDGPDSPHLGVGSITGEVYFGHADQDHSMSPEHIKTLEAALDEAGVTYRSEVYEGATHGYTMSDTAAYSEAGEKRHWDNLFALLERVK